One window of the Capnocytophaga haemolytica genome contains the following:
- a CDS encoding glycoside hydrolase family 16 protein produces MKKLFFLITAIVFGIATFLISCSKDKNFGDLIAPSALEASFEVQGANDANPHGDGTGFVNFTVTAKNATTFRIDFGDGRHEMSPSGKFRHQYTKVGTNTYTAVISAVGIGGLMTSVQKEISVLSTFSDVEAENLLAGANVGDSKTWYWASDMEGFAGLGPQEADNGNGEFAYAAWWNASANDASRTCMYANSFIFKRTDSGITFEQTANEVFIPGAYGTDVLGLEKDRCYGTDVVKSIKGVKNVSFFPSSSKAAKEGKYNNKPYRGSAFEISDNGMTGWWVGASTYDIISVTNTTLIVRIMQPNSQYAWYHIFTSSKPGANSNKTTFDKLVWQDEFDKDGAPDASKWTYDLGNGQWGWGNNEKQSYTDKADNVIVKNGVLKITAKKEGSGYTSARIKTQGLYEFTYGKVEIRAKLPSKAGTWPALWMLGSSIINQAWPKCGEIDMMEQTGTNKKEVLGALHWLNAANNQHAEYSLRTNVDNTAEYHVYSMEWNKDFIRLFIDGKQFYEIINKNELPFNSKFFLIMNVALGGTLGGNIPADFTEDSMEVDYIRVYQ; encoded by the coding sequence ATGAAAAAACTCTTTTTTCTTATCACCGCAATTGTCTTTGGCATAGCAACTTTTCTCATTAGTTGCTCCAAAGATAAGAACTTTGGAGACCTCATAGCTCCAAGTGCCTTAGAAGCCTCCTTTGAAGTGCAAGGAGCCAATGATGCCAATCCTCACGGCGATGGCACAGGCTTTGTCAATTTCACAGTAACGGCTAAGAACGCAACTACCTTCCGTATCGATTTTGGCGATGGCAGACACGAGATGAGCCCTTCAGGCAAATTCAGACACCAATATACCAAAGTAGGTACCAACACCTATACGGCTGTGATCAGTGCCGTAGGCATAGGTGGATTGATGACTTCTGTACAAAAGGAAATCAGTGTGCTGAGTACCTTCTCCGATGTGGAAGCTGAAAACCTCTTAGCGGGTGCCAATGTAGGCGATAGCAAGACGTGGTATTGGGCTTCCGATATGGAAGGCTTTGCAGGCTTAGGTCCTCAGGAAGCTGATAATGGCAATGGAGAATTTGCCTATGCCGCTTGGTGGAATGCTTCTGCCAATGATGCTTCACGTACTTGTATGTATGCTAATTCTTTTATCTTCAAACGTACAGATAGCGGTATCACCTTTGAGCAAACTGCCAATGAAGTGTTTATTCCTGGTGCCTATGGTACAGATGTTTTAGGACTTGAGAAGGATAGATGTTACGGCACTGACGTGGTGAAGAGTATCAAAGGGGTGAAGAATGTTTCTTTCTTCCCATCTTCGTCAAAAGCAGCTAAGGAAGGTAAGTATAACAACAAACCTTATCGTGGCTCTGCCTTTGAGATCTCCGACAATGGTATGACGGGTTGGTGGGTAGGTGCCAGCACTTACGACATCATCAGCGTTACCAACACTACCCTGATCGTGCGTATAATGCAACCTAATAGTCAATATGCTTGGTATCATATCTTTACTTCGAGCAAGCCAGGGGCAAATAGCAACAAAACCACTTTTGACAAGCTCGTATGGCAAGATGAGTTCGACAAAGATGGCGCGCCTGATGCCTCTAAATGGACTTACGACCTCGGCAATGGCCAGTGGGGTTGGGGCAACAATGAAAAGCAATCCTATACCGACAAAGCAGACAACGTGATCGTAAAGAACGGTGTACTGAAAATCACAGCAAAGAAAGAAGGTAGCGGCTATACCTCAGCCCGTATCAAGACGCAAGGCTTGTACGAGTTTACCTATGGGAAAGTAGAGATCAGAGCCAAACTCCCTTCAAAAGCAGGTACTTGGCCTGCCCTGTGGATGCTCGGCAGTAGCATTATCAATCAGGCTTGGCCTAAGTGCGGCGAGATTGATATGATGGAGCAAACAGGCACTAATAAGAAAGAAGTGCTCGGTGCACTCCACTGGCTCAATGCAGCAAACAATCAGCACGCTGAGTACTCCCTGAGAACCAATGTAGATAACACTGCTGAATACCACGTCTATTCAATGGAGTGGAATAAGGACTTTATCCGCCTATTCATTGATGGAAAACAGTTCTACGAGATCATCAATAAGAACGAACTGCCTTTCAACAGCAAGTTCTTCTTGATAATGAACGTAGCCCTTGGCGGTACGCTTGGTGGCAATATCCCAGCGGACTTTACCGAGGATAGTATGGAAGTGGATTATATTCGTGTATATCAATAA